Proteins found in one Fusobacterium perfoetens genomic segment:
- the galE gene encoding UDP-glucose 4-epimerase GalE: MAVLVTGGAGYIGSHTVVELLNVGKEVVIVDDLSNSSEKVVDRIEEITGKRPKFYKVNILDEEEFEKIFEENKIDSIIHFAGFKAVGESVAKPLAYYTNNLVNTLIVLNTMKKYGVRNLVFSSSATVYGDPHTCPILENFPLSTTNPYGSTKLMIEDILRDITKADKELNVAILRYFNPVGAHESGRIGEEPNGIPNNLMPYITKVAIGKLEMLSVYGNDYPTHDGTGVRDYIHVVDLALGHLKALEKLETNPGLVTYNLGTGKGYSVLDMVKAFGKACGHEIPYKIVERRPGDVAMCYADPTKAKNELGWEAKYDLDRMCADSWRWQSNNPNGYND, encoded by the coding sequence ATGGCAGTTTTAGTAACAGGAGGAGCAGGTTATATAGGAAGTCATACAGTAGTAGAACTTTTAAACGTTGGAAAAGAAGTTGTAATAGTTGATGACTTAAGTAACAGTTCAGAAAAGGTTGTAGACAGAATAGAAGAGATTACAGGAAAAAGACCAAAATTCTATAAAGTAAATATTTTAGATGAAGAAGAATTTGAAAAAATATTTGAAGAAAATAAAATAGATTCAATTATTCACTTTGCTGGATTTAAAGCTGTTGGAGAATCAGTAGCAAAACCTTTAGCTTATTATACAAATAACTTAGTAAACACTTTAATAGTTTTAAATACAATGAAAAAATATGGAGTACGTAATTTAGTATTTAGTTCATCAGCAACAGTTTATGGAGATCCACATACTTGTCCAATATTAGAAAATTTCCCATTAAGTACAACAAACCCTTATGGAAGTACAAAACTTATGATAGAGGATATATTAAGAGATATAACTAAAGCTGATAAAGAATTAAATGTAGCAATCTTAAGATATTTTAATCCTGTTGGAGCTCACGAAAGTGGAAGAATAGGAGAAGAACCTAATGGAATTCCTAATAACTTAATGCCATATATAACAAAAGTTGCTATTGGAAAATTAGAAATGTTAAGCGTTTATGGAAATGATTATCCTACTCATGATGGAACAGGAGTAAGAGATTATATTCACGTAGTTGACTTAGCTTTAGGACATTTAAAAGCTTTAGAAAAATTAGAAACAAATCCAGGACTTGTTACTTATAACTTAGGAACAGGAAAAGGATATAGCGTTTTAGATATGGTAAAAGCTTTTGGTAAAGCTTGCGGACATGAAATTCCATATAAAATAGTAGAAAGAAGACCAGGAGATGTAGCTATGTGTTATGCTGATCCAACAAAAGCTAAAAATGAATTAGGTTGGGAAGCTAAATATGATTTAGATAGAATGTGTGCTGACTCTTGGAGATGGCAAAGTAACAATCCTAACGGATACAACGATTAA
- a CDS encoding M20 metallopeptidase family protein, which produces MENFFYETRKKLHQMPEIALEEYQTSKFIRNFLKKLNIKYIEIKKSTIAIFEGREDNWIGFRADIDGLPLQEEGEKDYKSKIDGMMHACGHDGHTTNLLYFAKWIKEQLNNGKKLKKSVMLIFQSGEEGKGGARFVANSDFFKSKNFEGIFALHLNPSIAEGKIATINGYATFQNINFDIEILGKGTHGAEPQKGIDSILIGAKLVEAYQSIISRNLDPMEPAVLTIGSFKAGEVRNIIPEKVNILGTIRFFNTDLIEFFRERVESINKGFEIAFGIRINMIFNPFYPPVINDSELYEKIKKVVPPENFIDNTRLTGSEDFSFYLQEKRGLMFLLGTRNEEKDFIYPLHSPRFDFNPEVLEKGFKVFKNLLIEMGGF; this is translated from the coding sequence ATGGAAAACTTTTTTTATGAAACAAGAAAAAAATTACACCAAATGCCAGAAATAGCTTTAGAAGAGTATCAAACAAGTAAATTTATAAGAAATTTTTTAAAAAAATTAAATATAAAATATATAGAAATAAAAAAAAGTACAATTGCTATTTTTGAGGGAAGAGAAGATAATTGGATTGGTTTTAGAGCCGATATTGACGGATTGCCATTACAAGAAGAGGGAGAAAAAGATTATAAATCAAAAATAGATGGAATGATGCACGCTTGTGGTCACGATGGGCATACAACAAATCTTTTATATTTTGCTAAATGGATAAAGGAACAATTAAATAATGGAAAAAAATTAAAAAAATCTGTGATGCTTATTTTTCAATCTGGAGAAGAGGGAAAAGGTGGAGCAAGATTTGTAGCCAACTCAGATTTTTTTAAAAGTAAAAATTTTGAAGGAATATTTGCACTTCATCTAAATCCAAGTATAGCTGAGGGAAAAATTGCTACAATAAACGGGTACGCAACTTTTCAAAATATAAATTTTGACATAGAAATTTTGGGGAAAGGAACACACGGAGCTGAGCCACAAAAGGGAATAGACTCTATTTTAATAGGAGCAAAACTTGTGGAGGCTTATCAATCAATAATTTCTCGTAATTTAGACCCAATGGAGCCAGCAGTTTTGACGATAGGAAGTTTTAAAGCTGGAGAGGTGAGAAATATTATTCCTGAAAAAGTAAATATTTTGGGAACAATAAGATTTTTTAATACAGATTTGATAGAATTTTTTAGAGAAAGGGTGGAGAGTATCAACAAAGGTTTTGAAATTGCTTTTGGAATAAGGATAAATATGATATTCAATCCATTTTATCCACCTGTGATAAATGATAGTGAGTTATATGAAAAAATTAAAAAAGTAGTTCCACCAGAAAATTTTATAGATAATACAAGACTTACAGGTTCAGAGGATTTTTCATTTTATCTTCAAGAAAAAAGAGGTCTGATGTTTTTGCTAGGAACTAGAAATGAGGAGAAAGATTTTATCTATCCATTACATAGTCCAAGATTTGATTTTAATCCAGAGGTTTTGGAAAAAGGTTTTAAGGTGTTTAAAAATTTATTGATTGAGATGGGAGGATTTTAA
- a CDS encoding iron-containing alcohol dehydrogenase: MFEGFSFTSYYVDKNIWGKLETELKEYKNILVVTGEKSYEAVKENLLKVLELKKYFITKYQGECSYEHADEIINFAKDKDCDLVLGVGGGKAIDTAKIVASKLKKEMFVVPTIASTCAGTSALSVVYNNDKTFKEFCLYDAPPKKIFIDLETIKKSPKKYIWAGMGDTLAKFYEVRLKAEYLKNKNIDINFPSSMGVELSKLCRDIVIKNGIKAYENPEINEEFKKVVLAIIVNTGMVSNLVDEFLNGGIAHSVFYGLTVLPRIEKEHLHGEVVAFGILVQLLMEKRFDEYKELSKFYTDMNFPQKLSDVVILDEFFEKENEIIKEILAGPDLIDFDFDMSGLKGIILNFK; the protein is encoded by the coding sequence ATGTTTGAGGGATTTTCATTTACATCATATTATGTTGATAAAAATATTTGGGGAAAATTAGAAACTGAACTTAAAGAGTATAAAAATATTCTTGTGGTAACTGGAGAAAAATCTTACGAGGCAGTAAAAGAAAATTTATTAAAAGTATTGGAATTAAAAAAATATTTTATTACAAAATATCAAGGGGAATGTTCTTATGAACACGCTGATGAAATAATAAATTTTGCAAAAGATAAAGATTGTGATTTAGTTTTAGGAGTAGGTGGTGGAAAAGCTATTGATACAGCAAAAATAGTGGCATCAAAATTAAAAAAAGAGATGTTTGTTGTGCCAACTATTGCATCTACTTGTGCAGGGACATCTGCTCTTTCTGTAGTTTATAACAATGATAAAACTTTTAAAGAGTTTTGTTTATATGATGCACCACCTAAAAAAATATTTATAGACTTGGAAACAATAAAAAAATCTCCAAAAAAATATATTTGGGCAGGAATGGGGGATACTTTAGCTAAATTTTATGAAGTGAGATTAAAAGCTGAATATCTAAAAAATAAAAATATAGATATTAATTTTCCAAGCTCAATGGGAGTAGAACTTAGCAAACTTTGTAGAGATATAGTTATAAAAAATGGAATAAAAGCATATGAAAATCCTGAGATAAATGAAGAGTTTAAAAAAGTAGTCCTAGCCATAATCGTAAATACTGGTATGGTTTCAAATCTTGTTGATGAATTTTTAAATGGTGGGATAGCTCACTCAGTATTTTATGGATTGACAGTTTTGCCAAGAATAGAAAAGGAACATTTACACGGTGAAGTTGTAGCTTTTGGAATTTTAGTTCAACTACTTATGGAAAAAAGATTTGATGAGTATAAAGAGTTATCAAAATTTTATACAGATATGAATTTTCCTCAAAAACTTTCTGATGTTGTAATATTAGATGAGTTTTTTGAAAAAGAAAATGAAATTATAAAAGAGATATTAGCTGGACCAGATTTGATAGATTTTGATTTTGATATGAGTGGATTAAAAGGTATAATTTTAAATTTTAAATGA
- a CDS encoding transporter substrate-binding domain-containing protein: MKKIFLMLAVVFMFVACGGEKENKVYVVGTNAEYPPFEYMEDGKIVGLDAEIIEEISKRIGMEYKWSNMNFDGLIPALQTKKVDVVIAGMSATPEREKAVSFSIPYLVSNATIITNKSNPIKDMNDLSGKSYGVELGTTKEASARKIEGANVVPFSSNTGALVALKSNKIDGMVLDESVAKKFVENNQDLVIVGSLSGEPKAIAFNKDSKELKEKYDKVIDEMLKDGTVAKLKEKYGL, from the coding sequence ATGAAAAAAATATTTTTAATGTTAGCTGTTGTATTTATGTTTGTTGCTTGTGGTGGGGAAAAAGAAAATAAAGTTTATGTAGTAGGAACAAATGCAGAGTACCCACCTTTTGAATATATGGAAGATGGAAAAATAGTTGGACTTGATGCTGAGATTATAGAAGAAATTTCTAAAAGAATAGGAATGGAATATAAATGGTCAAATATGAATTTTGACGGACTTATCCCAGCACTTCAAACTAAAAAAGTTGATGTGGTTATAGCTGGAATGAGTGCCACTCCTGAAAGAGAAAAAGCTGTATCATTCTCTATCCCATATTTAGTTTCAAATGCCACTATCATCACAAATAAATCTAATCCTATAAAAGATATGAATGATTTATCTGGAAAAAGTTATGGAGTTGAACTTGGTACTACAAAAGAGGCGTCAGCTAGAAAAATAGAAGGAGCTAATGTTGTTCCGTTCTCTTCAAATACTGGAGCTTTGGTGGCACTAAAATCAAATAAAATAGACGGAATGGTTTTAGATGAAAGCGTGGCTAAAAAATTTGTGGAAAATAATCAAGATTTAGTTATCGTTGGAAGTTTATCTGGAGAGCCAAAAGCAATCGCTTTTAATAAAGATAGCAAAGAATTAAAAGAAAAATATGATAAAGTTATTGATGAGATGTTAAAAGACGGAACTGTTGCAAAATTAAAAGAAAAATATGGATTATAA
- a CDS encoding aminotransferase class I/II-fold pyridoxal phosphate-dependent enzyme — MKSFIADRFKTRSYSMGNKSFSKDCPYTPINLGIGDLDVNTDEELINKTMVDAKNGHTHYTNSYGYLEFRQEICKYHSKNFENYGFTPENVMVVSGACHGLYLLFKSILNPDDEVILLAPFFPVYADQINLSNGKPVIVETKFENGFQLVMEDLEKAVTPKTKAIVVNSPSNPTGVCYDEKSLNIIREFAIKYDILVVADDVYDFFSYGKKFTPIITLPDMRERTVSVCSFSKNFAMTGWRIGYMIGEKEIIDCVNYINEAIVYSAPSVSQRCAMYALKDFDRLKSQIVPIFKDRVEYSYERIKNIKFLDCHKPEGGIYLFVNIQKTKMTAEEFRDYLIEKCGIMVVSGDSFGVKGFVRIACTLDIKILKEAFDRIEKLEF; from the coding sequence ATGAAAAGTTTTATAGCTGATAGATTTAAAACAAGAAGTTATTCAATGGGAAATAAAAGTTTTTCAAAAGATTGTCCATACACTCCTATAAATTTGGGGATAGGAGATTTAGATGTTAATACAGATGAGGAACTTATAAATAAAACAATGGTTGATGCTAAAAATGGTCATACTCACTATACTAATTCTTATGGATATTTAGAATTTCGTCAAGAGATTTGTAAATATCACAGTAAAAATTTTGAAAATTATGGTTTTACTCCAGAAAATGTAATGGTAGTATCAGGAGCTTGTCACGGACTTTACCTTTTATTCAAAAGTATATTAAATCCAGATGACGAAGTCATATTACTCGCCCCATTTTTTCCAGTATATGCTGACCAAATAAATCTTTCTAATGGAAAACCTGTGATAGTTGAAACAAAATTTGAAAATGGATTTCAACTTGTAATGGAGGATTTAGAAAAAGCAGTTACACCAAAAACAAAGGCAATCGTTGTAAACTCTCCTTCAAATCCAACAGGAGTTTGTTATGATGAAAAAAGTCTTAATATAATAAGAGAGTTTGCCATAAAATATGATATTCTTGTGGTAGCTGATGATGTTTATGATTTTTTCTCTTATGGAAAAAAATTTACTCCAATAATCACTTTACCAGATATGAGAGAAAGAACAGTATCGGTTTGTAGTTTTTCAAAAAACTTTGCAATGACTGGTTGGAGAATAGGCTATATGATAGGAGAAAAGGAGATTATAGATTGTGTAAATTATATAAATGAGGCGATAGTTTATAGTGCTCCCTCAGTTTCCCAAAGATGTGCTATGTATGCTTTAAAGGATTTTGACCGTTTAAAATCTCAAATAGTTCCAATTTTTAAAGATAGAGTAGAATATTCTTATGAAAGAATTAAAAATATAAAATTTTTAGACTGCCATAAACCAGAGGGAGGAATTTATCTTTTTGTTAATATTCAAAAAACTAAAATGACTGCTGAGGAGTTTAGAGATTATCTTATAGAAAAATGTGGTATAATGGTAGTAAGCGGAGATTCTTTTGGAGTAAAAGGTTTTGTAAGAATTGCTTGTACTTTGGATATAAAAATTTTAAAAGAAGCATTTGATAGAATAGAAAAATTAGAATTTTAA
- a CDS encoding Cof-type HAD-IIB family hydrolase: MDYKMIVTDLDDTLLTSDKKISSQDLEAIKKAQEKGVKFVLCSGRPTFAMRSLSKEIEAEKYESYILSFNGSIITDCKTNENIFEASLEKEDLHLMYDFAKKNNTHILTYINDEIISETESEYIDVEVDLTKMPHRVVKSFKEYVNCGAVKCMLLAEPSYLKEVEKKLKEEYGSRYSIAISKPFFLEVTKLGIDKGVAIKKLAENLKISIDEVIAVGDSFNDLPMLKAAGFSVAVENANEEIKKQVDFITKSNNDGGMAYLIDKFIFNN; this comes from the coding sequence ATGGATTATAAAATGATAGTTACAGATTTAGATGATACTCTTTTGACATCTGATAAAAAAATATCATCACAAGATTTGGAGGCTATAAAAAAAGCTCAAGAAAAAGGTGTAAAATTTGTTCTTTGTTCAGGAAGACCTACTTTTGCAATGAGAAGTTTATCGAAAGAAATAGAGGCAGAAAAATATGAGAGCTATATACTTTCTTTTAATGGTTCAATAATAACAGATTGTAAAACCAATGAAAATATTTTTGAGGCATCTCTTGAAAAAGAGGATCTGCATTTAATGTATGATTTTGCTAAAAAAAATAATACTCATATTCTTACATATATTAATGACGAGATTATTTCTGAAACTGAAAGTGAGTACATAGATGTTGAAGTTGATTTGACAAAAATGCCACATAGGGTTGTAAAAAGTTTTAAAGAGTATGTAAATTGTGGTGCTGTAAAATGTATGCTTTTGGCAGAGCCCTCATATTTAAAAGAGGTTGAGAAAAAATTAAAAGAGGAGTATGGTAGTAGATATAGTATCGCTATTTCAAAACCATTTTTCTTAGAGGTTACAAAATTAGGAATTGATAAAGGTGTGGCTATAAAAAAATTGGCTGAAAATTTAAAAATTTCAATAGATGAAGTTATAGCTGTTGGAGATTCTTTTAATGATTTGCCAATGCTTAAAGCTGCTGGTTTTTCTGTGGCAGTAGAAAATGCCAATGAGGAGATAAAAAAACAAGTTGATTTTATAACAAAATCAAATAATGATGGTGGTATGGCTTATCTAATAGATAAATTTATATTTAATAATTAA
- a CDS encoding YheT family hydrolase, giving the protein MKEYKPNWLFKHRHIATCFPTLFRKIKVDYTERERVTTYDEDFIDIDWIKQGSDKLLILCHGLEGSSRSKYIQAHAKYFSERGWDIIAINYRGCTDVNLKPYAYHGGMTMDIKLLVEEKGKNYKKVAIGGFSLGANMVLKYLGTEKVPDNLICGFAVSPPCDFFSSNEKFKLKSNIIYSKRFLRKLKMKSEKKYETHPEWREIIDIEKIMKAKTIQDFDEAYTGRFFGFNGAVDYYKKVSSVQNFKDIEVPTYILTPLDDPMMGEGCYPYEECKKNKNIKFDTPKYGGHVGFPSFKNYPYVLEENIYEFVNSIDK; this is encoded by the coding sequence ATGAAAGAGTATAAACCAAATTGGTTATTTAAACATAGACATATTGCAACTTGTTTTCCAACACTTTTTAGAAAAATAAAAGTTGATTATACAGAGCGTGAAAGAGTAACTACATATGACGAGGATTTTATTGATATAGATTGGATAAAACAAGGAAGTGACAAATTACTTATTCTATGTCACGGACTAGAGGGAAGTTCAAGAAGTAAATATATTCAAGCTCATGCAAAATATTTTTCAGAGAGAGGTTGGGATATTATAGCTATAAACTATCGTGGTTGTACAGATGTTAATCTAAAACCCTATGCTTATCACGGTGGAATGACTATGGATATAAAACTTTTGGTTGAAGAAAAAGGAAAAAATTATAAAAAAGTTGCAATAGGTGGTTTTAGTCTTGGAGCAAATATGGTGCTAAAATATTTAGGTACAGAAAAAGTTCCAGATAATTTAATTTGTGGATTTGCAGTATCACCACCTTGTGATTTTTTCTCATCAAATGAAAAATTTAAGTTGAAATCAAATATAATTTACAGCAAAAGATTTTTAAGAAAGTTAAAAATGAAATCTGAGAAAAAATATGAAACTCACCCTGAATGGAGAGAGATAATAGATATTGAAAAAATAATGAAAGCTAAAACTATACAAGATTTTGATGAGGCATATACAGGAAGATTTTTTGGATTTAATGGAGCAGTAGATTATTATAAAAAAGTTAGTAGTGTACAAAATTTCAAGGATATTGAAGTTCCAACATATATTTTGACACCTTTAGATGACCCAATGATGGGGGAAGGGTGCTATCCTTATGAAGAGTGTAAAAAGAATAAAAATATAAAATTTGACACTCCAAAATATGGTGGGCATGTAGGTTTTCCTTCGTTTAAAAATTATCCATATGTTTTAGAAGAAAACATTTATGAATTTGTAAATAGTATTGATAAGTAA
- a CDS encoding MBL fold metallo-hydrolase: MLEKDYFKITKLENNIYRIHEPKDIYTTVILGNEKALVIDNGHGFGNVRKVIESITDLPLMVVNTHGHLDHAGGNYLFDEVYINFEDIPTYYKYEEEKDLMLISYDKLFKEKGIKMFPDDFDRESFMKTTTKKFLPLENHQIIELGGRKLEVIKVPGHTVGHITFLDYETGILFSGDAVSTTLWLYYDNGITLDMYCGYLEDLKKYPIKGFLPTHLDKILPIEILDILQEVIKERDPKKSRIFTHARNGQKALLYRKEVEGIGKIYLLYPISEKI; encoded by the coding sequence ATGCTAGAAAAAGATTACTTTAAAATTACAAAATTAGAAAATAATATTTATAGAATACATGAACCAAAAGATATTTATACAACAGTGATTTTGGGAAATGAAAAAGCTCTTGTGATTGACAATGGTCACGGATTTGGAAATGTTAGAAAAGTTATAGAAAGTATAACTGATTTACCTTTAATGGTTGTTAATACTCATGGTCATCTTGATCATGCAGGTGGAAATTATCTTTTTGATGAGGTTTATATAAATTTTGAAGATATTCCTACATATTACAAGTATGAAGAAGAAAAAGATTTGATGCTTATAAGTTATGATAAACTTTTTAAAGAAAAGGGAATTAAAATGTTCCCAGATGATTTTGATAGAGAAAGTTTTATGAAAACTACTACAAAAAAATTTCTTCCTCTGGAAAATCATCAGATTATAGAGCTAGGTGGTAGAAAATTAGAAGTTATAAAAGTGCCAGGACATACAGTTGGACATATAACATTTTTAGATTATGAAACAGGAATTTTATTTTCTGGTGATGCTGTGTCAACTACTTTGTGGCTATACTACGATAATGGAATTACTTTGGATATGTATTGTGGATATTTGGAAGATTTAAAAAAATATCCAATCAAAGGTTTTTTACCTACTCATCTTGATAAAATTTTACCGATTGAGATTTTGGATATTTTACAAGAGGTAATAAAAGAGAGAGATCCGAAAAAAAGCAGAATATTTACTCACGCTCGTAATGGACAGAAAGCTTTATTATATAGAAAAGAGGTTGAAGGGATAGGAAAGATTTATCTTTTATATCCTATATCAGAAAAAATATAA
- a CDS encoding YifB family Mg chelatase-like AAA ATPase translates to MIVKVKSGSYFGIEPFLVEVEVDISKGLPIFNIVGLGDTAILESKERIKTGMRNSGYQMFIGRITVNLTPANVKKIGTHFDLPITVGIMCGQRLFNYKDEILENYLFMGEISLNGDLRRTQGIVNGAILARELGYKGIVIPYDNRKEGSLIKGIDVVVAKNLKDVEKFLTTGEFENIEKFIEKPEEKIFVDEELDFYQVKGQEKAKRALEICAGGGHNLLMVGTPGCGKTMLAKRIMSILPPLEESEEIELTKLYSIAGKLSEKEPIITKRPFRAPHHTSSGVAIIGGGRNPTLGEISLANRGVLFLDEIVEFKKDILENLREPLEEKKISITRAGYRVEFPCEFIMISACNPCKCGMYFEEGGLCSCTPTEVAKYMRKLSGPILDRIDLKIEMTRLNEEELLGNSPREHSSDIRARVIKAREIQKKRFKNSKLNSSMTRTDLEKYAKLDENSKIIMKNAIKNLNLSARAFDRILKVARTIADLAESKNIETEHLLEAISYRITEK, encoded by the coding sequence ATGATTGTAAAAGTAAAAAGTGGAAGTTATTTTGGAATAGAGCCGTTTTTGGTAGAGGTAGAGGTTGATATTTCAAAAGGTTTACCTATTTTTAATATTGTTGGTCTTGGGGATACTGCTATATTAGAAAGTAAAGAGAGAATAAAAACTGGAATGAGAAACAGTGGCTATCAGATGTTTATTGGAAGAATAACAGTAAATCTTACACCAGCCAATGTGAAAAAAATAGGAACTCATTTTGATTTGCCAATAACAGTTGGAATAATGTGTGGGCAAAGACTTTTTAATTATAAAGATGAGATTTTAGAAAATTATCTTTTTATGGGAGAAATATCTTTAAATGGAGATTTAAGAAGAACTCAAGGGATTGTAAATGGAGCGATTTTAGCTAGAGAACTTGGATATAAAGGAATAGTAATTCCTTACGACAACAGAAAAGAGGGAAGCCTTATAAAAGGTATTGATGTTGTTGTGGCTAAAAATTTAAAAGATGTTGAAAAATTTTTAACAACTGGTGAGTTTGAAAATATAGAAAAATTTATAGAAAAACCAGAAGAAAAAATTTTTGTAGATGAAGAGTTAGATTTTTATCAAGTAAAAGGACAAGAAAAAGCAAAACGTGCTTTAGAAATTTGTGCTGGTGGAGGACATAATCTTTTAATGGTTGGTACTCCCGGTTGTGGAAAAACTATGCTTGCAAAAAGAATAATGTCAATACTTCCACCTTTGGAAGAGAGTGAGGAGATAGAACTTACAAAACTTTACAGTATAGCAGGAAAACTTAGCGAAAAAGAGCCAATTATAACAAAAAGACCATTTAGAGCTCCACATCATACAAGTAGTGGAGTGGCGATAATCGGTGGTGGAAGAAATCCAACTCTTGGAGAGATCTCTCTTGCAAATAGAGGAGTATTATTTTTAGATGAGATTGTGGAATTTAAAAAAGATATTCTTGAAAATTTAAGAGAACCACTGGAGGAGAAAAAAATTTCTATTACAAGGGCAGGATATAGAGTAGAATTTCCTTGTGAGTTCATAATGATATCAGCTTGTAATCCTTGTAAGTGCGGAATGTATTTTGAAGAGGGGGGACTTTGTAGTTGTACTCCTACTGAAGTGGCAAAATATATGAGAAAATTATCAGGACCGATACTTGATAGAATAGATTTAAAAATTGAGATGACAAGATTAAATGAAGAGGAGCTTTTAGGAAACTCTCCAAGAGAACACTCTAGTGATATAAGAGCAAGGGTTATAAAAGCTAGAGAGATTCAAAAGAAAAGATTTAAAAATAGTAAACTTAATAGCTCAATGACAAGAACAGATTTGGAAAAATATGCAAAACTTGATGAAAACTCAAAAATTATTATGAAAAATGCAATAAAAAATCTAAATCTTTCAGCAAGAGCTTTTGATAGAATTTTAAAAGTAGCAAGAACAATAGCAGATTTAGCAGAGAGTAAAAATATAGAAACAGAGCATTTGTTGGAGGCTATTTCATATAGAATAACAGAAAAGTAG
- a CDS encoding glutathione peroxidase, producing MTIYDFKVKDSKENEISMEEYRGKVLLIVNTATGCAFTPQYNGLVLLHEKYQEKGFEVLDFPCNQFLNQAPGTSEEIVEFCQLRFGSKFRTFGKIKVNGQDAEPLYKYLKENSKGAFFGNEIKWNFTKFLIDRKGNIVKRYAPTTKPEDLEKDIEDLL from the coding sequence ATGACTATTTACGATTTTAAGGTAAAGGATTCAAAAGAAAATGAAATTTCTATGGAAGAATACAGAGGAAAAGTATTATTAATAGTTAATACAGCCACTGGTTGTGCTTTTACTCCACAATATAATGGACTTGTACTTTTACACGAAAAATATCAAGAGAAAGGTTTTGAAGTTTTAGATTTTCCTTGCAATCAATTTTTAAATCAAGCTCCGGGAACAAGTGAGGAGATAGTTGAGTTTTGCCAATTAAGATTTGGTTCAAAATTTAGAACTTTTGGAAAAATAAAAGTTAATGGGCAAGATGCAGAGCCATTATATAAATATCTGAAAGAAAATTCTAAGGGAGCTTTTTTCGGAAATGAGATTAAATGGAATTTTACAAAATTTTTGATAGATAGAAAGGGAAATATTGTAAAAAGATATGCTCCTACTACAAAACCTGAGGATTTAGAAAAAGATATAGAGGATTTATTATAG